The Zingiber officinale cultivar Zhangliang chromosome 9A, Zo_v1.1, whole genome shotgun sequence genome window below encodes:
- the LOC122020667 gene encoding guard cell S-type anion channel SLAC1-like: MPSTPCSPANHRCVDIHPARGSEDNDDLGSLRGWQSTDRATMLQQGGGVQATERRQKHHSRSFSRQISLESARMSREGRRSLPRSGKSLGGGAGVDGGLRKGDFSMFRTKSGLGVVATARKENESGPNNHAGEGGALHGARAEESRVSDSVPAGRYFAALRGPELDQVRDSEDILLPKDEVWPFLLRFPIGCFGICLGLGTQAILWGALASSSAMAFLHVSPAINLAIWLLALAAFVSVSVTYAFKCVFYFEAIRREYFHPVRVNFFFAPSIACMFLAIGAPPRMRPFFLHPAMWCVLIAPVILLELKIYGQWLSGGKRRLCKVANPSSHLSVVGNFVGAILAARVGWQEAGKFLWAVGLAHYLCVFVTLYQRLTTSEALPKELHPVYSMFIATPSAASIAWAAIYGEFDAVSRTFYFIALFLYCSLFVRINFFRGFKFSVAWWSYTFPMTTASLATIKYAEAVPTFFSKALALSLSLMSSTIVSLLLVSTLLHAFVWKSLFPNDLAIAITITKDRNGATKRSKAAKKSYDIKRWAMQSPLALVSSIRRGGSEQEELETN; this comes from the exons ATGCCTTCCACGCCTTGCTCTCCAGCAAACCACCGCTGCGTCGACATCCATCCTGCGCGCGGAAGCGAGGACAACGATGACCTCGGCAGCCTCAGAGGCTGGCAGTCGACCGATAGGGCCACCATGCTCCAGCAGGGAGGTGGCGTCCAGGCAACGGAGAGGAGGCAGAAGCACCACAGCAGGTCGTTTAGCCGGCAAATTTCGTTGGAGAGCGCGCGCATGTCCCGGGAAGGCCGGCGGTCTTTGCCGCGGAGTGGAAAGAGCTTGGGAGGGGGAGCCGGCGTGGATGGCGGACTGAGGAAGGGTGATTTTAGCATGTTCCGGACGAAGTCGGGGCTTGGAGTGGTGGCCACGGCGAGGAAAGAGAACGAGTCGGGTCCGAATAATCACGCCGGCGAGGGTGGTGCTCTGCACGGAGCCAGGGCGGAGGAGTCCAGGGTCAGTGACAGCGTCCCTGCGGGGAGGTACTTCGCGGCGCTCCGGGGGCCGGAGCTGGACCAAGTTAGGGATTCCGAGGACATTCTGCTGCCCAAAGACGAGGTTTGGCCGTTCCTGCTCCGCTTCCCCATCGGCTGCTTCGGCATCTGCCTTGGCCTCGGCACGCAGGCCATCCTCTGGGGCGCCCTCGCTTCCAGCTCTGCCATGGCCTTCCTCCACGTCTCCCCTGCCATCAATCTCGCCATCTGGCTCCTCGCTCTCGCTGCCTTCGTCTCCGTGTCCGTCACCTACGCCTTCAAATGCGTCTTCTACTTCGAGGCCATCCGCCGCGAGTACTTCCACCCCGTCCGAGTCAACTTTTTCTTTGCCCCCTCGATCGCCTGCATGTTCCTCGCCATCGGCGCCCCGCCGCGGATGAGGCCCTTCTTCCTCCACCCCGCCATGTGGTGCGTCCTCATCGCGCCCGTCATCCTGCTCGAGCTTAAGATCTACGGCCAGTGGCTGTCCGGCGGGAAGCGACGCCTCTGCAAGGTGGCCAACCCCTCCTCCCACCTCTCGGTCGTCGGCAACTTCGTCGGCGCGATCCTGGCGGCCAGGGTAGGATGGCAGGAGGCCGGTAAGTTCCTATGGGCCGTGGGCCTGGCCCACTATCTCTGCGTGTTCGTGACGCTCTACCAGCGGCTGACCACCAGCGAGGCCCTGCCCAAGGAGCTGCACCCCGTCTACTCCATGTTCATCGCCACGCCATCCGCCGCTAGCATCGCCTGGGCCGCCATATACGGCGAGTTCGACGCCGTGTCGAGGACCTTCTACTTCATCGCGCTCTTCCTCTACTGCTCCCTATTCGTGCGCATCAATTTCTTCAGGGgattcaa GTTCTCGGTGGCTTGGTGGTCGTACACGTTCCCGATGACGACGGCGTCGCTGGCTACCATCAAATACGCGGAGGCGGTGCCGACCTTCTTCAGCAAGGCCCTGGCCCTGAGCCTGTCGCTCATGTCGTCCACCATCGTGTCGCTGCTGCTGGTCTCCACGCTGCTCCATGCGTTTGTGTGGAAATCCTTATTCCCCAACGACCTCGCCATAGCCATTACCATTACCAAGGACAGGAATGGGGCGACGAAGCGGAGCAAGGCGGCCAAGAAGAGCTACGACATCAAGCGCTGGGCGATGCAGTCGCCGTTGGCCCTTGTCTCTTCCATCAGAAGGGGCGGTTCCGAACAGGAGGAATTAGAGACGAACTAG